The region TTGGGCTGGTAGAACATACCGCAGTAATTCTTCCAGTGCTTAATGTTCACCGCCACCTTGCCGCCCACGGAGGAATCCACCTGAGAAAGCAGGGTTGTGGGAACCTGCACAAAATTAATGCCGCGCATATAACTCCCGGCAACGTAGCCGGAAAGATCGCCGACCACGCCGCCGCCAAGGGCGACCACAACATCCTGACGGGTAATCCCGGCCTCAAGCATTGCTTCCAGCAGGGAACCGAACACATCAAGGGATTTGCTGTTTTCCCCGGCGGGGACAGTGAGCAGCAGCGGGTCAACCCCCGCTAAAGCGAGCTTTTCGACCAGCTCATGACCGAAAAGCCCGCGGGTATTTTCATCGCAGATAACTACCGGGGTGTGTCCGAATTTCCGTGCTTTGAGATCAGCGACAACTTCATCCATGACGGAGTAATCGACGCTGATTTCATAGGAATTATCGAACTCCCCGCGCAGTTCAACACTGACGCAGGGCATTAATCTTCCCCGGCCAGCACGCATTCCTGCTGACGCAGGGATTCTTCGTGGATGTACTGGAAGATACGGAGCATGAAATGTTCGTCCATGCCGCGGGCAACACCTTCGCGGGTACGCTTTTCAACAGTCTTCTTCCACTGTGCGGGCTGCAGAAGTGCAATACCGCGCTCACATTTCATCTTACCTATCTTGCGGCCAAGGGCCATGCGTTCGGCAAGCAGTTCAACAATGGCGTCATCAATTTCAACAAGACGGGTACGCTTGCTTTCCATGCGATGGGCAAATTCCTCATCTTCCGCAGCGGGCTGCTTGACCTCAAGTCCGGCAAGAACTTCACCGAGATCTTCAGGGGTGAACTGCTGTTTGCTGTCACTGAGTGCCACGTCAGGATTAATATGGGATTCAATCATCAGACCGTCAAAAAGCAGGTCGAGAGATTTCTGGGCTACTGCGGGGATGAGTTCACGCTTACCGCAAAGGTGGCTGGGGTCGCAGATAATAGGCATGCCTTCGGTGCGGCGGCGCAGTTCAATAAAAATTCTCCAGTTGGGAGCATTGCGGAATTCACTGGGACGGGCGGAGGAGAAACCGCGGTGAATAGCACCGAGCTTGGTTACTCCGGCCTTGTTGATGCGCTCCAGTGCGCCGAGCCAAAGTTCCACATCGGGGTTGATGGGGTTCTTGACCAGCACGGGAATATCGGTTCCCTGCAAGGCATCGGCCATGGCCTGCACGGCAAAGGGGTTAACGGTGGTTCTAGCACCGATCCAGATCAGGTCCACGCCGTATTTAAGGCAGAGCTCAATGTGCTCGGGGGTGGCAGTTTCACAGCAGATGGGCAGCCCGGTTTCTTCCTTGGCTTCCACCAGCCATTTGAGACCTTCCTCACCCATGCCTTCAAAACAGCCGGGACGGGTGCGGGGTTTCCAGATGCCTGCGCGCAGGAGATGCACTCCTTTGTCTTTGATGCCGCGTGCGGTATCGAGCAGCTGTTCGCGGGATTCCGCACTGCAGGGCCCGGCGATAATCAGCGGACCGTCGTTATTGAAACCCCAAGTATCCAAACCTTTTACATCGAGTTGTACGCTCATGGTAATGACCTCCGTAATAATTGAAGTTGAAAAGAAGTCCGGGCCGGTTTGATGGCGCTAGATGAAATAATACTGCAAAAATGAAATCTGAATATAACAGACAATGCAGAAAACAGCAGGAAAAAATCGGCCGGAAAAAGACAAGCACCGAATACGGGAGATTGCATCAATCCCACGTAATCAAAAATAAATTATAAATGAAGTTGGACTATACACCCTGCCGGGGAGGCAGAGGCGGAAAACAGACGGCAACCGGTTGCTGGCGGTGGCTGCATCAGAATTTTCCGATAAGTCTTAGGTACCCCATAACACCACAGTGATGCGGCGTAAACACTCAATGACCCGGAAACTGTTTTTTTCATATTTTCTTAACAATTTTATTTATTGATATTGACTTTAAATTTCATTCTCACTAAAAGTCAAAATAACGTTAACAAACCTGATTACATATTTAAAAGGAGGACATCATGTCCAAGTCACTGATCGTCTACGGCTCAACCACTGGAAACACAGAAACCACAGCTGAATACGTGGCTGAAGCTTTTGAAAACAAAGAAATCGAAGTAGTATTGAAAAATGTCACCGATGTCGGTGCAGCAGATCTGGGCGGATATGACATCGTACTCTTCGGCTGCTCCACCTGGGGCGAAGAAGAGATTGAATTGCAGGATGACTTCATCCCCCTCTACGACTCTCTCGAAGATGCCGACCTGAAAGGAAAGAAAGTCTCGGTCTTCGGCTGCGGAGATTCCGATTACACCTATTTCTGCGGGGCAGTTGACGCCATTGAAGAAAAACTCGAAAAAATAGGTGCCGTTGTTATCGGGGACAGCCTTAAAATCGACGGTGACCCGGAACGCGATCCTATCATGGACTGGGGTGGTGAGATCGCTGCAAAGCTTTAGCCCGAATCCAGCTGATCACAATTAATAAAGCCCCCGCACTAATACTGCGGGGGCTTTAAAATTTTATTCTATCTTCAACTAGTTCTGGCCGGCCAGAGCACGCTGAACCGAAACTTCCAGCATTGTTTTCTGCAAGCGGATACTCTTGGTATTGCTGCTGAGCACATCTTCCGTCAGCATGCGAAGTTTATCCACCGACTCAAGTGACGCGGTAATGATGAGTTCCGTGGGAATCAGTCCTTCGGAGCGGATCATCTCCAGCACGTTTTCCAGCTTGTGAGAAAGCTCTTCGATGACGGTCAGCTTGAGCAGGTTCGACCCTGCTTTGATGGAATGGGCATCTCTGAAGATGGAATTGATCAGCTCCGGGGTAAGATCGGCCGGGCTGTTTTCCAATTGCAGAAGCCCGGTCTCGATATTATCGAGCCGCTCAAGGGTTTCATCCTGAAAGATGTCCAGTAGTCTGTCGCCGGTACTCATTATATTTATCTGTCCCACCCGCCGCAACAGCAGGGGTTAAAATCACTATTTCGTTACTCTGCAGGAGCAACGTTAGAGGTTATCTGCCCTAAGCTTAGGCTTTCGTCAACAAATTGTAACGCAAAAAAACACCTTTGCGCAGCCCTATACGGACTTCCCTTTTTGACAGCAAAATTCTACACTGCCGCCCTCAAGTTTGAGATACTAGTAAAAAATATCACCTTCTGTCTTTAATTATATTATATTTTTAATCAAGTATAGTGCGGAGTTAAATAAAATGGCTTTGATGAGCGTAAGCGATGTTTCCATGACCTTCGGCGGCCCCCAGCTGCTGGATAAAGTTTCCTTTCAAGTGGAGGAAGGCCAGCGGATCTGTATTGTGGGACGTAACGGGGAAGGTAAATCCACCCTGCTCCGGCTCATGAGCGGAGACCTTGTGCCGGACGGCGGAAACATCTCTTACCAGAAAGGAGTCAGCGTGGCCCGGCTTTCCCAGAAGGTGCCCGAAGTGCTGAAAGGGACCATCTTCGAAGTGGTTGCCGGGGGCCTCGGCGACCTTGGCGAAGCCCTGACCCGCTACCACACCGTAAGTCTTGAAGTGGCAAACGGCGGCGATGTTGCCAAACTTTCCGAAGTGGAAGAGATCATGGAAAAGCACGGCGGCTGGGAAGCATTGACTACCATTGAGATGGTCATTTCCCGCCTCTCCCTCAGTGCCGAAATGCGCTTTGAAAACCTTTCCGGGGGCTTAAAAAGACGCGCTCTGCTGGCCCGTGCGCTGGCCTCCAAGCCGGATATTCTGCTTCTTGACGAGCCGACCAACCATCTGGATATCGACTCCATTGCCTGGCTGGAAGAATTTATCGTCAAGAACATCCGCACCCTGATTTTTATCACTCACGACCGCATGTTCCTGCGCAAGATCGCCACCCGCATCATCGAACTTGACCGAGGCAACCTTGCAGACTGGTCCTGCGATTACGACACCTTTCTCAAGCGCAAGGAAGACCTGCTGGCTGCCGAAGAAAAAAACTGGTCCGAGTTCGACAAAAAGCTGGCCCGCGAGGAAGTCTGGATCAGGCAGGGCATCAAGGCCCGCCGCACCCGTAACGAAGGCCGCGTACGCGCCCTCAAAAAACTGCGCGATGAACGCAAGCAACGCCGTGAACGGACCGGAAAAGCGACCATTGAAATTCAGGAAGCCGCCCGCTCCGGTAAAGTGGTAGCCGAAACCGTGAACGCCTGTTATTCATGGGACGACACTCCTATTTTCAAAGACCTGAACGCAACCATCATGCGCGGGGACCGCATAGGAATCATCGGGCCCAACGGCGCAGGCAAAACCACCCTCATTCAGGTACTGCTCGGCAATCTCAAGCCTGATTCCGGCACAGTGAAACTCGGCACCAAGCTGGAAATTTCCTATTTCGACCAGCACCGCGAGCAGCTGGACCCGGAAAAAACCGTGCGCAACTCAGTTGCCGACGGCAACGACACCGTGACCATCAACGGCCGCAACAAGCATGTCATGGGCTATCTCAAGGATTTCCTGTTCTCCCCGGACCGGGCTAATTCTCCGGTCAGCGTACTTTCCGGCGGTGAGCGCAACCGTCTCCTGCTGGCCCGGCTGTTCACCCGCCCTTCCAACCTGCTGGTAATGGACGAACCCACCAACGACCTCGACGCCGAGACCCTTGAACTGCTCGAAGACCGGATCATGGAATATCCCGGTACCGTAATCATCGTCAGCCATGACCGTGCCTTCCTGAACAACGTGGTCAGCGGCACCCTTGCCTTTGACGGCAATGCGCAGGTTAACGATTACGTTGGCGGGTACGATGACTGGGTGCGCCAGCGTCCGCAGGCTGAAGAGGAAGCCAAACCCAAAGCATCCAAGCCCAAGCCGAAGAAGACCCCGGACGTGCGCCCGGAAAAGCTCAGCTACAAAGAGCAGCGCGAATTTGAAGCACTTGAAGTGGAAATAGTCGAGTTGCCCGGAAAGATAGAAGAGCTTGAAACCGCTATCGAAGCCATGCAGATCCAAATGGCCGACCCGGAATTCTACAAAAAATCCGGCGGAGAAATGGCCGCCGCACAAGCGGAACTGGAAGAACTCGAATCCGAGCACGAAACAACCTTCATGCGCTGGGAAGAAGTGGAAGAAAAATTGGAAGAGTATCGTAGAAGAACAGGACAAAATTGATGCCTCCGGCGGCTGGGGAAGGGAAAACTTTTGCAAAAGTTTTCCCTTCCCCAGACCCCATCCCTTTCAAAACCTTTCAGTTTGCTTCGCATATAACTTGCCAGTACGTCACATACCTATCTAAATTTGCTATCTTTACAATTCAGGCGTAAAAAGCATCATATGAAATCCAAAGCTTTTTCTCCTTTCTGGATGCCTATTTACGCATTCTTTCTGACTATTCTAGTCGGAGGATTGCTTTTAAAACTGGACATTTGCCATCCGGGAAAGGAACTTTCATTTCTTGATGCCGTATTTACGGCCACCTCGGCAGTCTGTGTTACCGGGCTGGCGGTGGTGGATACCGGGAGCTTTTTCAGCCGCACCGGGCAGAGCGTGATTCTGGCCCTGATCCAGTTGGGCGGTTTGGGGATTATGACATACGCCAGTCTGGTAATTTACCTGCTGGGCAAAAAAGTCAGTGCCTCGGACCGTATCGCGGTCAGCCAGACTTTGATTCATGACCCGTCCTTTAATATCGGTAAATTCATTGTGGGCGTGGTCACGGCAGTGCTGTCCATTGAAGCACTGGGAGCACTGCTCCTGAACATTATGGACCCAGCGGGATTCCACCCCTTCTCGGCCATATTTCATTCCATATCGGCATTCTGCAACGCGGGATTCTCGCTCTATTCGGACAGTCTGACCACATGGAAAAATCATCTGGGAATCAACTCGGTCTTCATGGCCCTGATCATCATGGGCGGGCTGGGTTTCTACGTCATGACCGAGCTGTGGCAGAAATTCCAGAATTTCATCCGCAGACGCAAAACCGAAGTCTCAGCCCACGCCTTGAGCTGGCACACCCGCATTGTACTGGAAACCTCAGCCTTCCTGATCATCGGCGGCGGGGTGGCTATTTTTTTTGCAGAAAGTCTCAAGGTACATAAAGTCGAAGGGGCCATGGTCAATGAGATCACGGCCCTGTTTCAGTCGGTCACCTGCCGCACCGCAGGATTCAACACCGTTGATATTTCCGGGCTGACCAATATATCCCTGCTGATCATGATCGGGCTGATGCTCATCGGCGGTTCTCCGGGATCATGCGCCGGGGGCTTGAAAACCACCACCTTCCGCACCTGGCTGGGCTTTATCATCTCCAAAATCAAAGGCCATTCACAAGTCAAGGTCGGCTGGTACGCACTCAGCGAAGAAAGCGTCAACCGCGCCCTGACCCTGCTGACCCTCGCCAGCGTAATCCTCGGCTCAGCCATCATTTTGCTCAGCATCACCGAAGGCAGCCACCTGCCGCACAGCGAAGTGCGCGGGCATTTCATCGAAATCACCTTTGAAGCCATTTCCGCCTTCGCAACCGTGGGCTTATCCACCGGAGTAACCCCGGACTTGAGCGGACCGGGAAAAGGGATCATAATATTTCTCATGTTCGTCGGAAGACTGGGGCCAGTCTGGCTCTTAACAGCCATCAACAGCTGGCAACGCGAACCCCGCTACAGATTACCTGAAGACGATCTGCCGTTAGGATAGCCTTCGGCGACCCTGCCGGGGGCCTTAACCCCTTTTCCAAAAGGGTTTAAGAATCCCAAAACGTTTTAATAAGACTTTGCCATCTCTTTATTCGAAGACCGCTATAGCGCGCTACTCGCGAAGCATAATAAAAGGTTTTGAAGGGGATGGGGTCTGGGGAAGGGGAAACTTTTGCAAAAGTTTCCCCTTCCCCAGCCGCCGGAGGCACAAAAATATGACAAAAAAAACAATAGAAGTAGGCGTTATCGGCCTTGGTAAATTCGGTCTGGAACTGGCACTTAACCTGCGCAGACTGGGCCACAATGTTGTGGGAATTGATACCGGGGAAGAACGGGTCAAAGCTGCTAAACCTTTCATTCCCCAAGTCTTTCAGGCTGACGGAACTGATCCGCAAACCCTGAAGCAGCTTAGCTTTCAGGACTTTGATTACGTGGTGGTTTCCACCGGGGACTCACTGGAGGCCAGCGTTCTGGTGGTGCTTAATCTGCAGGAAATCGGGGTCAACAAGATCTGGGTCAAAGCCATCAGCGCGGCCCATAAAAAGGTACTCAGCAAAATGGGCGTGGATTATGTTGTCTTCCCGGAACATTTTGCGGCAAAACAGCTGGCCCACAAGCTATCCACTCCGGGCATGGTCGAATACCTTTCCATGGGCAACGACATTCTGATCAAAGAACGCGAAGCCGATGACTGGGCCGGAAAAACACTCATTGATCTGAACCTGACCAACAATTATCAGGTACAGGTCATTGCCATCCGTAAAAACGGATCGGAAGAACTGAATTTCGTGCCCAAAGCGAACGAGCCGCTCAGTGAAAATGATGTGCTGATTATGATCGGAGCGCGGGAAAACCTGCTGAAACTGCCCTAGCGGCTATAAATCAACATCGACATTGTAGAGATTCTTTTCAATCTCTTTCATCTGCATATCCTCTTCTGCAAGGGCGATCATGCGGTCCCTGATTTCGTGTGTCTTTTCAATGGCATCATCAAGCTCCACCCCGGCGGCCAACTGCATCTTGCGCAGCAGGTTGAGAATGTCACTGCGCAGGGTTTCGCCGTTGTCCCCGGTTCCCATTTCCCGGAGCATGGTTTCGTCTTCTTCGGTTTTTTTGATCAGGTAATGACAGAATTTCTGGGCTTCCTGAACACCGCGGTTCTTTTCAAGACACATGGTCAGATAGCGGAAACAATTTTCCCAGTCACCCGCTTCATAGTGGGTGCGGGCAATGTTGAAGAAAAGATTTTCATCGGTACTGTCGAGATCGACTCCGCGATTGTAGTACTGCAGGGCCTCGCGATACATGCCGTTCTTGCGCATGGATATACCGAAATCATTGAACATGTGCTTGTGTTCAGTGGTAAAGGCGGATTTGAGCTGGAGCACTTTGGCGAACACTTCCTGCGCCCTCTCCACATCGCCCTTTTCAAGGTAGGTCATACCGAGACCGAAGGTGGCGCGGACATTTTCCTCATCCACTTCCAGCGCGTCGGCGTATTCCATTTCCGCGCTGTAAAGCTCGCCCTGTTCACGGTGGGCCTCGCCCCTGCTGAGCCGTGCTTCCTGCTGGTCCATGGCCGGACGAACATGCTGCTGAAAATAGTCCAGTTCAAGGGCGTAATGGGCGGCAAACTCGCCGCCGCCGATAATCTGGGGATCGCCTGTGGGAATATGCTGTTCATTGAGAAGCAGCAATTCAAAACGGTCATCGTCCACTTTGGTGGCCAGCCAGTATTTTTTACCCTTGATTTTATGCGAGTCTGTGCGCAGGGAAACAACCGTCACAAGGCTTGAATCCTCTGGAATCCCCTGATCTGCGGGAGGAGTATAGTCAAATAATGATGAGTCGGCACTCATTGTTTTAAGCCTCCGAATATCCTGTTCAGACCCCTCACATACTCCTTATCGGCATTCTACCCGTTCCGGTATAGATTGCCATCATCTAAATAAAAATGAATATTCCTACAGCTGGAACTTCGAAAAAAAATTCGCTAGTCTTCAGCGTGATGAAAGTACACCGTTTAATTTTATTTTTTCTTACCGTTATCTTTATTTTGCACTTTTTCGGGCAAAAAAGCTACGCTCGCAAGAAGATTTCGGCTCCGATCATTCAGTGCAGATTACTCCACCAGTTTCCGCACGACGACCTGGCATTCACGCAGGGTTTTCTCTATCATAAAAGCTATTTATACGAAAGCACGGGCAAGCGTGGCCGATCTTCACTGCGCAAGGTTGAACTGGAAAGCGGCATTGTGCGCACCCTGATTAAAAATGATGAGAAAATTTTCAGCGAAGGCATCTGCTACCATAACAATGAAATTTACCAACTAACATGGCGGTCAGGTAAATGTTACGTGTATGACGCTGCTTCCCTTGCCCGCAAAAGAATCTTCCAATACAAGGGGCAGGGATGGGGCCTGACCACAGACGGAGACTTCATCTACCAGAGCAACGGTTCTTCGGTGATCACCCTGCGCGACCCTTATGATTTTGCACGCATTAAAAGGCTGCGGGTCACGGACGGCGTTGCCAACATTCATAGTTTAAACGAACTGGAATTCATAAACGGCCTGATTTTCAGCAATATCTGGAAAAAAGACCGCATAGCAGCCATTGATCCCCGAAACGGCAAAGTAAAATTCTGGCTGGATATATCATCACTGCGCCCTCTTGCCGGGGAAAAAGCCGAAGCCGCCAACGGCATTGCCTGGGATGCTGAGAACAAACGACTTTTCGTGACCGGAAAATTCTGGAACAAGGTTTTTGAAATTGAACTACCCACACTTGAAAATAAGCCCGCCCCAAACTGACCACCCCACCGCTTCAC is a window of Desulfovibrio sp. JC010 DNA encoding:
- a CDS encoding flavodoxin, coding for MSKSLIVYGSTTGNTETTAEYVAEAFENKEIEVVLKNVTDVGAADLGGYDIVLFGCSTWGEEEIELQDDFIPLYDSLEDADLKGKKVSVFGCGDSDYTYFCGAVDAIEEKLEKIGAVVIGDSLKIDGDPERDPIMDWGGEIAAKL
- a CDS encoding TrkH family potassium uptake protein produces the protein MLSLQFRRKKHHMKSKAFSPFWMPIYAFFLTILVGGLLLKLDICHPGKELSFLDAVFTATSAVCVTGLAVVDTGSFFSRTGQSVILALIQLGGLGIMTYASLVIYLLGKKVSASDRIAVSQTLIHDPSFNIGKFIVGVVTAVLSIEALGALLLNIMDPAGFHPFSAIFHSISAFCNAGFSLYSDSLTTWKNHLGINSVFMALIIMGGLGFYVMTELWQKFQNFIRRRKTEVSAHALSWHTRIVLETSAFLIIGGGVAIFFAESLKVHKVEGAMVNEITALFQSVTCRTAGFNTVDISGLTNISLLIMIGLMLIGGSPGSCAGGLKTTTFRTWLGFIISKIKGHSQVKVGWYALSEESVNRALTLLTLASVILGSAIILLSITEGSHLPHSEVRGHFIEITFEAISAFATVGLSTGVTPDLSGPGKGIIIFLMFVGRLGPVWLLTAINSWQREPRYRLPEDDLPLG
- a CDS encoding glutaminyl-peptide cyclotransferase yields the protein MKVHRLILFFLTVIFILHFFGQKSYARKKISAPIIQCRLLHQFPHDDLAFTQGFLYHKSYLYESTGKRGRSSLRKVELESGIVRTLIKNDEKIFSEGICYHNNEIYQLTWRSGKCYVYDAASLARKRIFQYKGQGWGLTTDGDFIYQSNGSSVITLRDPYDFARIKRLRVTDGVANIHSLNELEFINGLIFSNIWKKDRIAAIDPRNGKVKFWLDISSLRPLAGEKAEAANGIAWDAENKRLFVTGKFWNKVFEIELPTLENKPAPN
- a CDS encoding bifunctional 3-deoxy-7-phosphoheptulonate synthase/chorismate mutase type II, translating into MSVQLDVKGLDTWGFNNDGPLIIAGPCSAESREQLLDTARGIKDKGVHLLRAGIWKPRTRPGCFEGMGEEGLKWLVEAKEETGLPICCETATPEHIELCLKYGVDLIWIGARTTVNPFAVQAMADALQGTDIPVLVKNPINPDVELWLGALERINKAGVTKLGAIHRGFSSARPSEFRNAPNWRIFIELRRRTEGMPIICDPSHLCGKRELIPAVAQKSLDLLFDGLMIESHINPDVALSDSKQQFTPEDLGEVLAGLEVKQPAAEDEEFAHRMESKRTRLVEIDDAIVELLAERMALGRKIGKMKCERGIALLQPAQWKKTVEKRTREGVARGMDEHFMLRIFQYIHEESLRQQECVLAGED
- a CDS encoding Hpt domain-containing protein, whose translation is MSTGDRLLDIFQDETLERLDNIETGLLQLENSPADLTPELINSIFRDAHSIKAGSNLLKLTVIEELSHKLENVLEMIRSEGLIPTELIITASLESVDKLRMLTEDVLSSNTKSIRLQKTMLEVSVQRALAGQN
- a CDS encoding ATP-binding cassette domain-containing protein, with translation MALMSVSDVSMTFGGPQLLDKVSFQVEEGQRICIVGRNGEGKSTLLRLMSGDLVPDGGNISYQKGVSVARLSQKVPEVLKGTIFEVVAGGLGDLGEALTRYHTVSLEVANGGDVAKLSEVEEIMEKHGGWEALTTIEMVISRLSLSAEMRFENLSGGLKRRALLARALASKPDILLLDEPTNHLDIDSIAWLEEFIVKNIRTLIFITHDRMFLRKIATRIIELDRGNLADWSCDYDTFLKRKEDLLAAEEKNWSEFDKKLAREEVWIRQGIKARRTRNEGRVRALKKLRDERKQRRERTGKATIEIQEAARSGKVVAETVNACYSWDDTPIFKDLNATIMRGDRIGIIGPNGAGKTTLIQVLLGNLKPDSGTVKLGTKLEISYFDQHREQLDPEKTVRNSVADGNDTVTINGRNKHVMGYLKDFLFSPDRANSPVSVLSGGERNRLLLARLFTRPSNLLVMDEPTNDLDAETLELLEDRIMEYPGTVIIVSHDRAFLNNVVSGTLAFDGNAQVNDYVGGYDDWVRQRPQAEEEAKPKASKPKPKKTPDVRPEKLSYKEQREFEALEVEIVELPGKIEELETAIEAMQIQMADPEFYKKSGGEMAAAQAELEELESEHETTFMRWEEVEEKLEEYRRRTGQN
- a CDS encoding tetratricopeptide repeat protein — translated: MSADSSLFDYTPPADQGIPEDSSLVTVVSLRTDSHKIKGKKYWLATKVDDDRFELLLLNEQHIPTGDPQIIGGGEFAAHYALELDYFQQHVRPAMDQQEARLSRGEAHREQGELYSAEMEYADALEVDEENVRATFGLGMTYLEKGDVERAQEVFAKVLQLKSAFTTEHKHMFNDFGISMRKNGMYREALQYYNRGVDLDSTDENLFFNIARTHYEAGDWENCFRYLTMCLEKNRGVQEAQKFCHYLIKKTEEDETMLREMGTGDNGETLRSDILNLLRKMQLAAGVELDDAIEKTHEIRDRMIALAEEDMQMKEIEKNLYNVDVDL
- a CDS encoding TrkA family potassium uptake protein codes for the protein MTKKTIEVGVIGLGKFGLELALNLRRLGHNVVGIDTGEERVKAAKPFIPQVFQADGTDPQTLKQLSFQDFDYVVVSTGDSLEASVLVVLNLQEIGVNKIWVKAISAAHKKVLSKMGVDYVVFPEHFAAKQLAHKLSTPGMVEYLSMGNDILIKEREADDWAGKTLIDLNLTNNYQVQVIAIRKNGSEELNFVPKANEPLSENDVLIMIGARENLLKLP